Genomic segment of Candidatus Eremiobacterota bacterium:
GGCATGTGATAAATCCGAGTGCTGCTGTCACCGACAAAATTTATCTGCTGGGCGATGGGGGCGTTGGGCTTGGACTGGGCTGTTTCCTCGCACCCGCTCAGCCATACCAGGAAAAATCCAAAGACTATCATTACCGCTATCACAAGAAGAACTTTCCTCATGTCTCCTCCTCTTTGACTTCCTGCCAGAGATCAGTTCACGGGGGGCATCCCCCCATAAAATATTACTTATTCTTAACTCATTTGATAATTCCTTTTTCGCCATGAATTCCGGGAGGAAAAAACATGATGACGTAAAATAACCTTTTCTATGGGCAGACAGGGCAAGAGCGTTCTTATATCGGGCTATTACGGCTTCGGCAATATGGGAGATGAGGCAATTCTCTCATCAATGATAAAAGCGCTCAACAGGTTTGTGCCCGAGCTCTCGATAAAAGTTATTGTGCAGAAGATGCCTGCCACCCCTTCCAGCTTCACTGTAATCCCCGTGCTGAGAAAGGATTATCTCCACCTCCTCAGGGCGATGCTGGGATGCGATCTTTTCATCAGCGGCGGAGGCGGACTCATACAGGATGTGACAGGGGTGAGCACCATTCAGTATTACCTGGGAATGGTGATGCTTGCCAAGCTCATGGGCAAGAAGGTGATGTACTATGCCCAGGGCATCGGGCCGGTGAACACCGACAGGGGAAAATGGTACACCCGCTGGATCTCCGACAAGGCAGATCTCATCACCGTGCGGGACCGCGAGTCCAAAGAGGAGCTCATCAGGATGGGGGTGAAAAAGCCTCCCATCGTGGTCACCGCGGACCCGGTACTTGCCCTTGAGCCGTCGCCTCAGGCCAGGATAGATGAAATTACCAGGGAGGAAAGCCTTCCCGTGGGATCGTCGATGAAAATCGCCATTTCAATAAGACCCTGGAAGTCTGCCGTGGACTACACCGCCATAATGGCCGAGCTTGCAGACAGGCTTATCGAGCTGTACAATGCCGAGATAGTCTTCATACCCTTCCAGATATCACAGGATATGGAAGTCTGTGAGAAGGCAAGGGGGGCAATGAAGAGAAAAGCCCACCTTGTAAGGGGGAGTTATACCCCGGAAGAGCTCCTGGGTCTTATGGGCACCATGGACCTAATCATCGGGATGCGTCTTCACTCGCTGATCTTCGGCTGCACGCAGAACATACCGATGATCGGCATAGTCTATGACCCGAAAGTGAAGATTTTTTCCGAGCTGATTGAGATTCCCTGCATTCCTCTCGATGAGGTAAACGCAGAAGGTATTATCGAGCTTGTAGGTGAACTTAATGAAGGGAGGGAAGTGCTCAGGAAAAAGCTCGGTCTCTCAAGCGGGCTGCTTCGGGAGAAAGCGCTCAAGACTGCCGAGCTTGCAGGGAAACTGATCGAAGGCTTTCCCGCGAGGGCTTTGGAGGAAGCATAGCGGGGAACCTGTCTCTCATGAATCGTGATCTGCAGTTTAAAAATCAGTGGAGTCGATGGAGGGTTATTCTTATGGTTCTTACCAAGAAGAGCATTATGGGTGACGTTGCCAGGAAAGCAGCGGAGATCACCAAGAAAATGGAATACTGTTTTCCTGATTACAGGAGACTGGCTGATTCCGGATCCATCAATCTCTTCACGCTTCTTTATTATCATGAGCTTCAGCACAGGCCCTTTGACTCCCGCTGGGAGGGAAGGGACCGGGTGGTCACCACAAAAGGCCCGCAGACAGCAAGTCAGTGCGCCGTTCTTGCCGAGATGGAATATTTTGGATGGAACCAGGCAAATACTCTGCTGTCGCGCATATATGGAGGTGATCAGAACCTTATTGTCGATACGCCGGGCGCCGACATCATCGCCTCTTCGCC
This window contains:
- a CDS encoding Ada metal-binding domain-containing protein, giving the protein MRKVLLVIAVMIVFGFFLVWLSGCEETAQSKPNAPIAQQINFVGDSSTRIYHMPKCKKCPHESQIVPLDSPLSATQAGFKPCKYCKPPHEDLPEGMPKPQQNR
- the csaB gene encoding polysaccharide pyruvyl transferase CsaB — protein: MGRQGKSVLISGYYGFGNMGDEAILSSMIKALNRFVPELSIKVIVQKMPATPSSFTVIPVLRKDYLHLLRAMLGCDLFISGGGGLIQDVTGVSTIQYYLGMVMLAKLMGKKVMYYAQGIGPVNTDRGKWYTRWISDKADLITVRDRESKEELIRMGVKKPPIVVTADPVLALEPSPQARIDEITREESLPVGSSMKIAISIRPWKSAVDYTAIMAELADRLIELYNAEIVFIPFQISQDMEVCEKARGAMKRKAHLVRGSYTPEELLGLMGTMDLIIGMRLHSLIFGCTQNIPMIGIVYDPKVKIFSELIEIPCIPLDEVNAEGIIELVGELNEGREVLRKKLGLSSGLLREKALKTAELAGKLIEGFPARALEEA